The Tepidibacter aestuarii genome contains a region encoding:
- the mtaB gene encoding tRNA (N(6)-L-threonylcarbamoyladenosine(37)-C(2))-methylthiotransferase MtaB, with amino-acid sequence MNKVAFYTLGCKVNQYETEAMTELFKKASYEVVDHEEYADVYVINTCTVTNMSDRKSRQFIRRSKKINPNSIIAVVGCYSQVAPEEILDIEEVNVVMGTNDRKKIVEIIEGINKQDKISTVDDIMKVREFEEMQIKEVRGKTRAFLKIQEGCDRFCSYCIIPYARGPVRSRLLDNISSEVKDLASNGFKEIVLTGIHVASYGKDLGDVTILDVLKEIHKIDGIERIRLSSVEPLLMSDEFIDEIASMEKICPHFHLSLQSGCDETLKRMNRKYNTNQYRSIVKNLREKIKHVAITTDVIVGFPGEGDDEFETTYEFLKEIELSQMHVFKYSPRKGTPAASMKDQIDPKVKQTRSEKLMNLSNENNKKFMERFLNDTVTVLFETKLQNGYYEGLTSNYIRVLVKTDDNIEGKILNVNLISIKDVFIEGILA; translated from the coding sequence TTGAATAAGGTAGCATTTTATACATTAGGCTGTAAAGTAAATCAATATGAGACAGAAGCTATGACAGAGCTTTTTAAAAAAGCTTCTTATGAAGTTGTAGACCATGAAGAATATGCTGATGTATATGTAATAAATACTTGTACTGTAACTAATATGAGTGATAGAAAATCAAGACAATTTATAAGAAGGTCTAAAAAAATAAATCCTAATTCTATAATTGCAGTTGTAGGTTGCTATTCTCAGGTAGCACCAGAGGAGATACTGGATATAGAAGAAGTGAATGTAGTAATGGGAACTAACGATAGAAAGAAAATAGTAGAAATCATAGAGGGTATAAATAAACAAGATAAGATAAGTACGGTTGATGACATAATGAAGGTTAGAGAGTTTGAGGAAATGCAAATAAAAGAGGTAAGAGGAAAGACTAGAGCATTTTTAAAGATACAAGAGGGATGCGATAGATTTTGCTCTTACTGCATAATTCCTTATGCAAGAGGACCAGTTAGAAGTAGATTGTTAGATAATATATCAAGTGAAGTAAAAGATTTAGCTTCTAATGGTTTTAAAGAAATAGTATTAACAGGTATTCATGTAGCATCTTATGGAAAGGATTTAGGGGATGTTACTATACTTGATGTATTAAAGGAAATTCACAAAATAGATGGAATTGAAAGAATAAGATTAAGCTCTGTTGAACCTCTTTTAATGAGTGATGAATTCATAGATGAGATAGCGTCTATGGAAAAAATATGTCCGCATTTCCATTTGTCTCTTCAAAGTGGATGCGATGAAACTCTGAAAAGAATGAATAGAAAATATAATACAAATCAGTATAGAAGTATTGTAAAGAATCTTAGAGAAAAAATAAAACATGTAGCTATAACTACAGATGTAATAGTAGGATTCCCTGGAGAAGGTGATGATGAATTTGAGACAACATATGAATTTTTAAAAGAAATAGAACTTTCTCAAATGCATGTATTTAAATACTCTCCTAGAAAAGGAACTCCAGCGGCTAGTATGAAGGACCAAATAGATCCTAAGGTTAAGCAGACAAGAAGTGAAAAACTTATGAACTTATCCAATGAGAATAACAAAAAATTCATGGAAAGGTTTTTAAATGATACTGTAACAGTATTGTTTGAAACGAAGCTTCAAAATGGATATTATGAAGGTTTAACTTCTAATTACATTAGAGTATTAGTTAAAACAGATGACAATATAGAGGGAAAAATATTGAATGTGAATTTAATTAGTATAAAAGATGTATTCATAGAAGGAATTTTAGCTTAA
- a CDS encoding 16S rRNA (uracil(1498)-N(3))-methyltransferase, with translation MDRFFVDPNNVNLEQKECLIQGDDVKHISKVLRCSVGEKLEICDKNNNEYICEITDITKKEVFLNIIESVDIQRECDIKIKLYQGLPKGQKMDLILQKLTEVGVSEIIPVITKRSVAKLEDKKDKKMQRWERIVYEAAKQSKRGVIPKVKGPLSFKEALLHMKENSINIVPYEKENSKSIKDAINKSNISAVGIFIGPEGGFDEEEINMLQDIGASSISLGPRILRTETASIVASSIVIYELSHLKGDGSIE, from the coding sequence ATGGATAGATTTTTTGTGGATCCTAATAACGTAAATTTAGAACAAAAGGAATGTTTAATACAAGGCGATGATGTAAAACACATATCAAAAGTTTTAAGATGTAGCGTTGGAGAAAAACTTGAAATATGTGATAAAAACAATAATGAATATATATGTGAGATAACAGATATAACAAAAAAAGAAGTATTTTTAAACATAATAGAATCGGTCGATATTCAAAGAGAATGTGATATTAAAATAAAATTGTATCAAGGGCTTCCAAAAGGACAGAAGATGGATCTAATACTTCAGAAGTTGACAGAAGTAGGTGTTAGTGAAATCATACCTGTTATAACGAAGAGAAGTGTTGCAAAACTTGAAGATAAAAAAGATAAAAAAATGCAAAGATGGGAAAGAATAGTTTATGAAGCGGCTAAGCAAAGTAAAAGAGGAGTTATTCCAAAAGTAAAAGGTCCTTTAAGCTTTAAAGAGGCTCTTTTACATATGAAAGAAAATAGTATCAATATAGTTCCATACGAAAAAGAAAATTCCAAATCTATAAAGGACGCAATAAATAAATCTAATATAAGTGCGGTAGGTATATTTATAGGTCCAGAGGGCGGATTTGATGAAGAAGAAATAAATATGCTGCAAGATATAGGCGCGTCGTCTATCAGCTTAGGACCAAGAATACTAAGAACAGAGACTGCTTCAATAGTAGCATCTTCAATAGTTATTTATGAACTATCCCATCTAAAAGGAGATGGTAGTATTGAATAA
- the prmA gene encoding 50S ribosomal protein L11 methyltransferase, whose amino-acid sequence MKWIEVTIKTTTEAVEAVTSILYECEVGGVVIEDPNDFLFQDKEDIAWDYIEENVFDTGYEGVIIKAYLNEQKNIVGEVEMIREKIKLLPTYGINIGEGSVNITEVDEQDWANSWKQYYKPAKVGEKIVVKPTWEEYEKNEGEIVIELDPGMAFGTGTHETTTMCIRELEKRINNEDVVFDIGCGSGILSIAAAKLGAKKTIGVDLDEVAVKVSKENAEFNNVDSSVEIRYGNLMNVVTEKADIVVANIIADIIAILAKDVSNFLNDDGLFISSGIILDKIEFVKAALLENNFEILEVNTMGEWAAIVSKKGE is encoded by the coding sequence ATGAAGTGGATTGAAGTTACAATAAAAACTACTACGGAAGCAGTTGAAGCGGTTACAAGTATTCTTTATGAGTGTGAAGTGGGCGGTGTAGTAATAGAAGATCCTAATGATTTTTTATTTCAAGATAAAGAAGACATTGCATGGGATTACATAGAAGAAAATGTATTTGATACAGGATATGAAGGGGTTATAATAAAGGCTTACCTTAATGAGCAAAAAAACATTGTTGGTGAAGTTGAAATGATAAGAGAAAAAATCAAGCTTCTTCCAACGTATGGAATAAATATAGGAGAAGGTAGCGTTAATATAACTGAAGTTGATGAGCAGGATTGGGCTAATTCTTGGAAACAATATTATAAGCCTGCTAAAGTTGGAGAAAAAATAGTTGTAAAACCTACATGGGAAGAGTATGAAAAGAACGAAGGCGAGATAGTAATAGAGCTTGACCCAGGTATGGCATTTGGTACGGGAACTCATGAAACTACGACTATGTGTATAAGAGAATTAGAAAAGAGAATAAACAATGAAGATGTAGTATTTGATATAGGATGCGGAAGTGGTATATTATCTATTGCAGCTGCTAAGCTTGGAGCTAAGAAAACTATAGGTGTAGACCTTGATGAGGTTGCTGTTAAGGTTTCTAAAGAAAATGCAGAATTCAATAACGTAGATTCTTCTGTTGAAATAAGATATGGTAACTTAATGAACGTTGTTACTGAAAAAGCAGATATAGTAGTTGCTAACATTATAGCTGATATTATAGCTATACTTGCAAAGGATGTTTCTAATTTCTTAAACGATGATGGATTATTCATATCATCAGGTATAATACTTGATAAAATAGAATTTGTTAAGGCTGCTCTTTTAGAAAATAACTTTGAAATCTTAGAGGTTAATACTATGGGAGAATGGGCAGCAATCGTATCTAAAAAGGGTGAATAA
- a CDS encoding NADH-quinone oxidoreductase subunit NuoE family protein, whose translation MKIRVNEDEKKDFEKLDEIINQYKSEKGVLINILQKSQEHFGYLPEKVQTYISQELDIPVSTINGVVSFYSLFSQEPQGKYTIGVCLGTACYVKGAQDIIDAIKEELHIDVNETTMDKLFTLKSTRCIGACGLAPVITINDEVHGRVSPADVPSILYKYMKEHKGSNTLN comes from the coding sequence ATGAAAATCAGAGTAAATGAAGATGAAAAAAAAGATTTTGAGAAACTAGACGAAATAATAAATCAATATAAAAGTGAAAAAGGTGTGCTTATTAATATTTTACAAAAATCACAAGAGCATTTTGGTTATTTACCAGAAAAAGTCCAAACATATATTTCACAAGAACTTGATATACCAGTCTCAACTATCAACGGTGTTGTAAGCTTTTATTCTTTATTTTCACAAGAACCACAAGGAAAATATACTATAGGAGTTTGTCTTGGAACTGCTTGTTATGTAAAAGGAGCTCAAGATATTATAGATGCAATAAAAGAAGAACTACATATAGATGTCAATGAGACAACTATGGATAAATTATTTACTTTAAAATCTACACGATGCATAGGTGCTTGCGGTCTTGCTCCAGTTATAACTATAAATGATGAGGTACATGGAAGGGTGTCTCCTGCTGATGTTCCTTCTATACTTTATAAGTATATGAAAGAACATAAAGGTTCAAATACTTTAAATTAG
- a CDS encoding NADH-quinone oxidoreductase subunit NuoF — translation MNLKKLNSVEDLNQLKENELESINLRFKSESIEKEINKHHILICAGTGCTSSKSDLVRRKLEKEIRKRNLQQDVKVFKTGCFGFCKLGPILVVHPDRTFYVQVSPDDVDDIINDHIQNGKLVDRLLYHSPKNDEIQKTIDEIDFFNHQVRIALRNCGLIDPENINEYIAMDGYIALTNIFKNNTPPQDIIEEIKKSKLRGRGGGGFPTGIKWEYAASYEDDSKYVICNADEGDPGAFMDRSILEGDPHSIIESMIIAGYCIGANKGYVYVRAEYPIAVERLKIAIKQAKEVGLLGENILGSSFNFDLDIRLGAGAFVCGEETALIQSVMGLRGEPKPRPPFPAESGLWSKPTLNNNVETYANIPIILLKGASWYTNIGTEDSSGTKVFALAGQINNTGLIEVPMGTSLDTIIFDIGGGINHNKEFKAVQTGGPSGGCIPSELLDTKIDFKSLTDIGSMMGSGGMIVMDESDCMVDIARFYLEFAQEESCGKCIPCRIGTKRLLEILNKITAGKGEMEDLDILKELSYDIKNASLCGLGQTSPNPILSTLKYFEGEFISHIKDKTCPAGVCNNLLKVVISDEKCIACGICAKICPVTAISGQIKKPPFTIHQDTCIKCGACIPKCPVDAIYKK, via the coding sequence TTGAATTTAAAAAAATTAAATTCTGTTGAAGATTTAAATCAGTTAAAAGAAAATGAACTCGAGTCTATAAACCTAAGATTTAAAAGTGAAAGTATAGAAAAGGAAATAAATAAACACCATATACTAATTTGTGCAGGAACTGGCTGTACATCATCAAAGAGCGATTTAGTAAGACGAAAGCTTGAAAAAGAAATAAGAAAAAGAAATTTACAACAAGATGTTAAAGTATTTAAAACAGGTTGCTTTGGATTTTGTAAGTTAGGTCCAATATTAGTAGTTCACCCAGATAGAACCTTTTATGTTCAAGTATCTCCTGATGATGTAGACGATATTATTAATGATCATATTCAAAACGGAAAATTAGTAGATAGACTTTTATATCATTCACCTAAAAACGATGAAATTCAAAAAACTATTGATGAAATAGATTTTTTCAACCATCAAGTTAGAATAGCCCTTAGAAACTGTGGTCTTATAGATCCAGAAAATATCAATGAGTATATAGCCATGGATGGATATATCGCTTTAACAAATATTTTTAAAAATAATACTCCCCCTCAAGACATAATCGAAGAAATAAAAAAATCAAAACTAAGAGGTCGCGGTGGTGGTGGATTTCCAACAGGTATCAAATGGGAATATGCAGCTTCTTATGAAGATGATTCAAAATACGTAATATGTAATGCAGACGAGGGTGATCCCGGTGCTTTTATGGATAGATCTATACTCGAAGGAGATCCTCACAGCATAATAGAATCAATGATTATAGCAGGATATTGTATAGGTGCTAATAAAGGATATGTCTATGTAAGGGCTGAATATCCAATAGCAGTTGAAAGGTTAAAAATTGCTATAAAGCAAGCAAAAGAAGTCGGTCTTTTAGGAGAAAATATATTAGGATCATCATTTAACTTTGATTTAGATATAAGACTAGGTGCTGGAGCATTTGTTTGTGGTGAAGAAACTGCTCTTATCCAATCAGTCATGGGGCTTAGAGGAGAGCCTAAACCTAGACCTCCCTTTCCTGCAGAATCTGGACTTTGGAGTAAACCTACCTTAAACAACAATGTTGAAACTTATGCAAATATTCCTATAATCCTTTTAAAAGGTGCTTCTTGGTATACAAATATCGGAACGGAAGATAGTTCGGGTACAAAAGTATTCGCATTAGCAGGCCAAATAAATAATACAGGCCTTATAGAAGTACCTATGGGAACATCACTTGATACAATAATTTTTGACATTGGTGGTGGAATTAATCATAACAAGGAATTTAAAGCTGTTCAAACCGGAGGCCCATCAGGCGGATGTATACCTAGTGAATTGTTAGATACAAAAATAGATTTCAAGTCTTTAACTGATATAGGTTCTATGATGGGTTCTGGCGGTATGATAGTAATGGATGAGTCTGACTGTATGGTTGATATTGCTAGATTTTATCTTGAATTTGCTCAAGAAGAATCGTGCGGAAAATGTATTCCATGTAGAATAGGTACAAAACGCCTTTTAGAAATATTAAATAAAATAACTGCTGGAAAAGGAGAAATGGAAGATTTAGATATATTAAAAGAACTTTCATACGATATAAAAAATGCTTCTTTATGCGGACTTGGTCAAACTTCACCTAACCCTATTTTAAGTACACTTAAATATTTTGAAGGTGAATTTATATCCCACATAAAAGATAAGACTTGCCCTGCTGGAGTTTGTAATAATCTTTTGAAGGTCGTTATTTCAGACGAAAAATGTATTGCCTGTGGAATTTGTGCCAAAATATGTCCAGTAACTGCTATTTCAGGTCAAATAAAAAAACCTCCTTTCACTATACACCAGGATACTTGTATTAAATGCGGAGCATGTATTCCGAAATGTCCAGTAGATGCAATATATAAAAAATAA
- a CDS encoding NADH-dependent [FeFe] hydrogenase, group A6, whose protein sequence is MKTNKENNEDKIVNITIDNIDYEVPEGISVLEAARMLSIEIPSLCYLKGINEIGACRVCVVEIESINNLQASCVYPVREGLKIKTNTEKVRKARKSAITLLLSNHHRECLTCIRNLNCELQNLADNLGIRNIPYTGQMQDYGFNDNNPAIQRDYNKCIHCRRCIAACNTMQDCDVYSPLNRGLDTIIAPAFKKDLADVTCIMCGQCVLACPTGSLTEKEEINSVWKAISDPDKIVIAQTAPSIQVTIGESFNMPVGTLVTKKLVTSLRRIGFDKVFATDVTADLTIMEEGSELVDRLLNEPEKLPLYSSCCPGWVKFAENFYPEILDNLSSTKSPHEMCGALTKTWYAKKYNIDPSKIVTVAIMPCTAKKYEAARPEMTSDGFRNVDHVLTTRELVKMIREVGLDFANLSDSEYDEPFDQFSGAGMIFGATGGVLEAAVRSAHKLITGKEMSVPDYEDARGQSGLKYGTVNIGDKTITIAIAHGTKNARIAIEDFKSGKKKFDYMEVMACPGGCVGGGGQPILANRDYKYISLSYRHNRADTLYNVDSNKNIRRSHNNPRIHQIYEEFLGKPLSDVSHKYLHTTFTPRGKYPYLNNEDQEQ, encoded by the coding sequence ATGAAAACTAATAAAGAAAATAACGAAGATAAAATAGTCAATATAACCATAGACAATATAGATTATGAAGTTCCTGAAGGAATCTCTGTACTTGAAGCTGCTAGAATGCTCAGTATTGAAATTCCTAGTCTATGCTACCTAAAGGGTATAAACGAAATAGGTGCTTGTCGAGTATGTGTCGTTGAAATAGAGAGTATTAATAATCTTCAAGCTTCTTGTGTTTATCCTGTACGAGAAGGGTTAAAGATTAAAACTAATACAGAAAAAGTTAGAAAAGCTAGAAAATCAGCTATAACACTGTTGTTATCAAACCACCATAGAGAATGTTTAACTTGTATTAGAAATTTGAACTGTGAGCTTCAAAACCTAGCAGATAATTTAGGCATTAGAAACATACCTTACACCGGACAAATGCAAGATTATGGATTCAACGACAACAATCCAGCTATACAAAGAGATTATAATAAGTGTATACATTGCAGAAGATGTATAGCCGCTTGTAATACTATGCAAGATTGTGATGTATACTCTCCTTTAAATAGAGGTCTTGACACTATAATAGCTCCTGCCTTTAAAAAGGATTTAGCGGATGTAACTTGTATAATGTGTGGTCAATGTGTGCTTGCCTGCCCTACAGGTTCTTTGACTGAAAAAGAAGAAATAAACAGTGTTTGGAAGGCTATATCGGATCCCGATAAAATAGTTATAGCTCAAACAGCCCCTTCTATACAGGTAACAATTGGAGAATCTTTCAATATGCCAGTAGGTACACTTGTAACTAAAAAACTTGTTACATCACTTAGAAGGATTGGGTTTGATAAAGTATTTGCAACAGATGTTACTGCTGATTTAACAATAATGGAAGAAGGTAGCGAATTAGTTGATAGACTCTTAAATGAACCCGAAAAGCTTCCTCTATACTCATCTTGTTGCCCTGGTTGGGTTAAGTTCGCAGAAAATTTCTATCCAGAAATTTTAGATAACCTGTCATCTACTAAATCTCCTCATGAAATGTGTGGTGCATTAACAAAAACCTGGTATGCTAAAAAATACAATATAGATCCAAGTAAGATAGTTACAGTAGCTATAATGCCTTGTACAGCTAAAAAGTACGAAGCTGCACGCCCGGAGATGACTTCAGATGGATTTAGGAATGTAGATCATGTTCTTACAACTAGAGAGTTAGTTAAAATGATTAGAGAAGTAGGCCTAGATTTTGCTAATTTATCAGATAGCGAATATGATGAACCTTTTGACCAATTCAGTGGAGCTGGTATGATATTTGGAGCTACAGGTGGAGTATTAGAAGCAGCCGTTAGAAGTGCTCATAAATTAATTACAGGAAAAGAAATGTCTGTTCCTGATTATGAAGATGCTAGAGGTCAAAGTGGTTTAAAATACGGAACTGTAAATATTGGAGATAAGACTATTACTATAGCTATAGCTCACGGTACAAAAAATGCTAGAATAGCTATTGAAGATTTTAAATCAGGAAAGAAAAAATTTGATTACATGGAAGTTATGGCATGTCCTGGAGGATGCGTAGGTGGAGGCGGTCAGCCAATTCTTGCAAATAGAGATTATAAGTATATATCTTTAAGCTACAGACACAATAGAGCTGATACGCTTTATAATGTTGATAGCAATAAAAATATAAGAAGATCGCATAATAACCCTAGAATACATCAAATTTACGAGGAATTCTTGGGAAAACCATTATCTGATGTATCTCATAAATATCTTCATACAACTTTCACACCTAGAGGTAAATATCCATATTTAAATAATGAAGATCAAGAACAATAA
- the dnaJ gene encoding molecular chaperone DnaJ produces the protein MSKRDYYEVLGVDKSASDQELKKAYRKLAMKYHPDRNPDNKEAEEKFKEANEAYEILSDAQKRQNYDQFGHAGANGGFGGQGGFDFNGSGFGGFEDIFGDMFGDIFGGGRSRRNGPERGSDIRYRMTISFEEAAFGTEKEISINRSENCDECSGTGAKPGTSKKTCSTCGGSGEVKQAQRTPFGTMMNVRPCHTCSGTGSIIETPCTKCSGKGEINKKKQVNIKIPAGIDDGSAIRLSGEGELGLRGGPRGDLYVVIDVLPHKLFERDGNNVYCEMPITFAQAALGDEVEVPTLDGKVKYKIPEGTQTGTVFRLREKGVPRLRSKARGDQYVKVVVEVPKRLSEKQKDILKQFAKESGEEVHEQRKNFFDKMKDLFK, from the coding sequence TTGAGTAAAAGGGATTACTATGAAGTGCTTGGTGTTGATAAAAGTGCTTCAGACCAGGAGTTGAAAAAAGCATACAGAAAGCTTGCTATGAAATATCATCCAGATAGAAATCCAGACAATAAAGAAGCTGAGGAAAAGTTTAAAGAAGCAAATGAGGCTTATGAGATCCTTTCAGATGCTCAAAAAAGACAAAACTACGATCAGTTTGGGCATGCTGGAGCAAATGGAGGATTTGGAGGCCAAGGCGGATTCGATTTTAATGGATCTGGATTCGGTGGATTTGAAGATATATTTGGAGATATGTTTGGGGACATATTTGGCGGCGGAAGATCAAGAAGAAATGGTCCAGAACGAGGTTCTGATATAAGATATAGAATGACTATTTCTTTTGAGGAAGCTGCATTTGGAACTGAAAAAGAAATTAGTATAAATAGAAGTGAAAATTGTGATGAATGTTCTGGAACAGGAGCAAAACCTGGAACATCTAAAAAGACTTGCTCTACTTGTGGTGGTTCAGGTGAGGTAAAACAAGCTCAAAGAACTCCATTTGGGACTATGATGAATGTTAGACCTTGTCATACTTGTTCAGGTACTGGAAGTATAATTGAAACGCCTTGTACTAAATGTAGTGGTAAAGGTGAGATAAACAAGAAAAAGCAGGTAAATATTAAAATACCTGCAGGAATAGATGATGGTTCTGCAATAAGACTTTCTGGAGAAGGTGAATTAGGCTTAAGAGGAGGTCCAAGAGGAGATTTATACGTTGTAATAGATGTATTACCTCATAAATTGTTTGAAAGAGATGGAAATAATGTATACTGTGAAATGCCTATAACATTTGCACAAGCTGCTCTTGGCGATGAGGTTGAAGTTCCTACTCTTGATGGTAAGGTTAAATACAAGATACCTGAGGGAACTCAAACTGGAACTGTATTTAGACTAAGAGAAAAAGGGGTTCCAAGACTTAGATCAAAAGCAAGGGGAGACCAGTATGTAAAAGTTGTAGTAGAGGTTCCTAAAAGACTTTCAGAAAAGCAAAAAGATATATTAAAGCAATTTGCAAAAGAAAGTGGAGAAGAAGTTCATGAACAACGTAAAAACTTCTTTGATAAAATGAAGGATTTATTTAAATAG
- the dnaK gene encoding molecular chaperone DnaK: MSKVIGIDLGTTNSCVSVLEGGEPTVITNAEGMRTTPSIVAFGKDGEIIVGEPAKRQAVTNPEKTIMSIKRHMGTDYKVNIDGKDYSPQEISAMVLQKLKSDAEAHLGETVKEAVITVPAYFTDAQRQATKDAGRIAGLEVKRIINEPTAAALAYGLDKANEDQKILVFDLGGGTFDVSILEIGDGAFEVLATNGNNHLGGDDFDEVVINYIAEEFKKQEGVDLRADKMSLQRLKEAAEKAKKELSSVMTTNINLPFITATATGPKHLNMDLSRAKFEELSSKLVEDTMEPTRKALADAGLNPSDIDKVLLVGGSTRIPAVQEGIKKFIGKESHKGINPDECVSVGASIQGGVLTGEVKDLLLLDVTPLSLGIETLGGVLTKIIERNTTIPTKKSQVFSTAADNQTAVDIHVLQGERSMATDNTTLGRFQLTDIPPAPRGVPQVEVTFDIDANGIVHVSAKDMGTGKEQKITITSDTNLSEEEIERKVKEAEMNAQQDKERKEKIEAVNNAESTIYQTEKTLNELGDKVGANDKAEIEAALKNLKEVKEKQDATSEELKKATEDVMTKFHKVSQEMYQQAAADQQAQGAESQEGPKDDNVVDADYEVVDDEK; the protein is encoded by the coding sequence ATGAGTAAAGTAATTGGAATTGATTTAGGAACAACTAATTCATGTGTATCAGTGCTTGAGGGAGGAGAACCAACAGTTATAACTAATGCAGAAGGAATGAGAACTACTCCATCTATTGTAGCTTTTGGAAAAGATGGTGAAATAATAGTAGGAGAGCCTGCAAAAAGACAAGCTGTTACTAACCCTGAAAAAACTATAATGTCTATAAAAAGACATATGGGAACTGATTATAAGGTTAATATAGATGGAAAAGATTATAGCCCACAAGAAATTTCAGCTATGGTACTTCAAAAGTTAAAATCTGATGCAGAAGCACACTTAGGAGAAACTGTTAAAGAAGCTGTTATAACTGTTCCAGCTTATTTCACAGATGCTCAAAGACAAGCAACTAAGGATGCAGGTAGAATAGCGGGACTTGAAGTTAAGAGAATTATAAATGAGCCAACTGCTGCAGCTTTAGCATATGGTCTTGATAAAGCTAATGAAGATCAAAAGATATTAGTATTTGACTTAGGTGGAGGTACTTTCGATGTATCTATACTTGAAATTGGAGATGGAGCGTTTGAAGTTTTAGCTACTAACGGAAACAATCACCTAGGTGGAGATGACTTTGATGAAGTAGTAATCAACTATATAGCTGAGGAGTTCAAAAAACAAGAAGGTGTAGATTTAAGAGCTGATAAAATGAGTCTTCAAAGATTAAAAGAAGCTGCTGAAAAGGCTAAAAAAGAGCTTTCAAGTGTTATGACTACAAATATAAACTTGCCGTTCATAACTGCAACAGCTACTGGACCAAAACACTTAAATATGGATCTTTCAAGAGCTAAATTTGAAGAACTTTCATCTAAATTAGTAGAAGATACTATGGAGCCAACAAGAAAAGCATTAGCAGATGCTGGACTTAATCCATCGGATATAGATAAGGTATTATTAGTTGGAGGATCAACTCGTATACCAGCTGTTCAAGAAGGTATCAAGAAGTTTATAGGTAAAGAATCTCATAAAGGAATAAACCCAGATGAATGTGTATCTGTAGGAGCATCAATTCAAGGTGGAGTATTAACTGGAGAAGTTAAAGATTTATTACTTTTAGATGTTACTCCTTTATCTCTTGGAATTGAAACTTTAGGAGGCGTATTAACTAAGATAATAGAAAGAAACACTACTATACCAACTAAGAAATCTCAAGTATTCTCTACGGCTGCTGATAATCAAACTGCTGTTGATATTCACGTTCTTCAAGGTGAAAGATCTATGGCAACTGATAATACTACACTTGGAAGATTCCAATTAACAGATATTCCACCAGCACCAAGAGGAGTACCTCAAGTAGAAGTTACATTTGATATAGATGCAAATGGTATTGTTCATGTTTCAGCTAAGGATATGGGAACAGGTAAAGAGCAAAAGATAACTATTACATCTGATACAAATCTTTCAGAAGAAGAGATAGAAAGAAAAGTTAAAGAAGCAGAGATGAATGCTCAACAAGATAAGGAAAGAAAAGAAAAGATAGAAGCTGTTAATAATGCAGAATCTACTATATATCAAACAGAGAAGACTTTAAATGAATTAGGAGATAAAGTAGGAGCAAATGATAAAGCAGAAATAGAAGCCGCTCTTAAGAATTTAAAAGAAGTTAAAGAAAAGCAAGATGCAACTTCAGAAGAACTTAAAAAAGCTACTGAAGATGTAATGACTAAATTCCATAAGGTTTCTCAAGAAATGTATCAACAAGCAGCTGCTGATCAACAAGCACAAGGAGCTGAAAGTCAAGAAGGTCCTAAGGACGATAATGTTGTTGATGCAGATTATGAAGTTGTTGATGACGAAAAATAA